In Leucoraja erinacea ecotype New England chromosome 12, Leri_hhj_1, whole genome shotgun sequence, one DNA window encodes the following:
- the LOC129702236 gene encoding protocadherin-20-like, translating to MDLKSIFGVDFTGSVLRRYTCILLILSCHQIPRSLAIELKYNVQENEDEGVFIGNIANDLNLAKDVECDLLAYKFMKEMEYVMLKSESGELYTTKQMIDRETLCPIEVHGSPCSQEVNVIIRCANQYLQIVKVKIIILDVNDNAPHFEEEVMELPIPENAAVGTSYAIDYFATDNDTGKNSIQQYYLDSSQNVFGLKYGDTPSIVVLQSLDREIKNMYEIKIIAMDGGTPPLTGTATLLINIQDINDNCPVFNTSEFVFQIPENMSADSVVTQLHAVDADLGLNAEITYSYGTRVQDISKKLFNLDSATGRITFSGNQSPATQPEHKLTVLANGPGCAPAIVQITVVIIHNKKYDAKLEISYIANQVDGVIFLKETAPVNTPIALLEVNDPDHYLKGKLYIIGNVPFYLKPYERAGKKHLVVTSQHLDYELENQYEITIKAEDPHNVHELTILVQITDENDNTPQFHQSPFEISVEENNEPGALLLKIFATDADSSQNGKVAYHLGPDAPTIFSIEQFSGILTVSTTLDREKEKLYTFTISAIDHGTPPRRKSTIVIIHVLDQNDNVPSFLTNDYTFFIPENFPSHGEIGVINVTDLDAGLNGHIIVSILNGSSDFLMDNARGTLRCNSSVDRERNTMHVFWVEAVDGGQPSLSATAKITVFVLDINDNPPIVLLPQSNASWLLVPPNTPQGASVAEIYAVDYDTGINAVMTFNIVGRNGPAPHIFGINTATGNITLQEKLLHKDYGLYQLLVKVSDLGQPQPLHSMIMVNLFVNETVSNKSYLEALLHSQTVFTEEKQTEPNPCPLLQTLDFPCSPPVIPIAVAMIVVSVIFLTIALYMLLSMRKKTKRKELYKDAQIPLKINLDYYTKDWNDAQL from the coding sequence AGATATACCTGCATTCTTCTGATATTATCCTGCCACCAGATACCAAGGTCCTTGGCTATAGAATTGAAATATAACGTGCAAGAAAATGAAGATGAAGGAGTATTTATtgggaatatagccaatgatttaAACTTAGCAAAGGACGTGGAATGCGACTTACTGGCTTATAAATTCATGAAGGAAATGGAATATGTCATGCTGAAGAGTGAGAGTGGGGAACTGTATACAACAAAGCAGATGATCGACAGAGAAACTTTATGCCCAATTGAGGTCCATGGCAGTCCTTGTAGCCAGGAAGTCAATGTGATCATTCGATGTGCCAATCAATACCTGCAAATAGTGAAGGTTAAGATAATCATTTTGGACGTCAATGATAATGCGCCACATTTTGAAGAAGAAGTGATGGAGCTCCCTATTCCAGAGAATGCAGCTGTTGGCACATCATATGCAATAGATTATTTTGCCACCGATAATGATACCGGGAAAAATAGCATTCAACAGTATTACCTTGACAGCAGTCAGAATGTATTTGGCTTGAAATATGGTGACACACCCTCTATTGTTGTCCTGCAATCATTAGATCGGGAGATAAAGAATATGTACGAGATAAAAATTATAGCAATGGATGGCGGCACACCTCCATTAACTGGAACAGCCACACTTCTGATCAACATTCAAGACATTAATGACAACTGTCCTGTTTTTAATACATCAGAGTTTGTGTTTCAGATCCCGGAAAATATGTCTGCTGATAGTGTGGTGACACAGCTTCATGCTGTAGATGCAGATTTAGGACTGAACGCAGAAATCACCTATTCTTATGGCACTCGGGTGCAGGATATATCCAAGAAATTGTTTAACTTAGACAGTGCCACTGGGCGCATCACATTTTCTGGAAATCAAAGTCCAGCGACACAGCCTGAGCACAAGCTCACTGTCTTAGCTAATGGCCCAGGTTGTGCCCCAGCCATTGTTCAAATAACAGTGGTCATCATTCACAACAAGAAGTATGATGCAAAGTTGGAAATAAGCTATATAGCCAACCAGGTGGATGGTGTGATTTTCCTGAAGGAAACAGCACCCGTAAACACACCGATTGCTCTGCTGGAGGTGAATGATCCTGACCATTATCTAAAAGGTAAACTCTACATTATTGGAAATGTTCCCTTCTATCTAAAACCCTATGAAAGGGCAGGGAAAAAACATTTGGTTGTCACATCACAACATTTAGATTATGAGCTCGAAAACCAGTATGAAATCACCATTAAGGCTGAAGATCCTCACAATGTTCACGAACTAACAATCCTTGTTCAGATTACTGATGAAAACGACAACACTCCACAATTTCACCAAAGTCCCTTTGAAATTTCCGTTGAAGAAAACAATGAACCAGGAGCTTTATTGCTGAAGATTTTTGCAACAGATGCAGATAGTAGTCAAAATGGGAAAGTGGCCTACCACCTGGGACCTGACGCTCCAACCATCTTTTCAATTGAACAATTTTCCGGGATTTTAACTGTGTCCACCACCTTGGACAGGGAGAAAGAGAAATTGTACACATTTACCATTTCTGCGATTGATCATGGAACCCCACCGAGAAGGAAGAGTACTATTGTAATCATTCATGTCTTGGACCAGAATGATAATGTACCCTCTTTCCTCACTAATGACTATACATTCTTTATACCAGAAAATTTCCCAAGTCATGGAGAAATTGGAGTTATTAATGTAACAGATTTAGACGCAGGCCTCAACGGACACATTATCGTGTCAATCCTGAATGGCAGTAGTGATTTTTTAATGGACAATGCCAGAGGAACTTTACGCTGCAATTCTTCAGTGGACAGAGAAAGGAATACCATGCATGTTTTTTGGGTGGAGGCCGTTGATGGTGGACAACCATCCCTCTCTGCTACAGCAAAAATAACAGTGTTTGTCCTGGATATAAATGATAACCCTCCCATCGTATTACTTCCGCAGTCTAATGCATCATGGCTTCTTGTGCCCCCTAACACGCCACAAGGAGCCTCTGTGGCTGAGATTTATGCTGTTGACTATGACACTGGTATTAATGCTGTCATGACATTTAATATAGTTGGTAGAAATGGCCCTgcaccacacatctttggaattaaTACAGCAACGGGAAATATTACATTGCAGGAGAAATTGTTGCACAAAGACTATGGCTTGTACCAACTGCTGGTTAAAGTCAGCGATCTCGGGCAACCACAACCACTCCATTCCATGATAATGGTAAATTTGTTTGTTAATGAGACTGTGAGCAATAAAAGTTACTTGGAGGCTTTGTTGCACAGCCAAACTGTTTTCACAGAAGAGAAACAGACAGAGCCAAACCCATGCCCcttattgcagacattggactttcccTGCTCACCTCCTGTAATTCCCATCGCCGTCGCTATGATTGTGGTATCGGTAATCTTCCTTACCATTGCTCTTTATATGCTGCTGAGCATGAGAAAGAAAACCAAAAGGAAAGAACTTTACAAAGATGCCCAAATACCACTAAAAATAAACCTTGACTACTACACGAAAGACTGGAATGATGCACAATTATAA